A stretch of the Lolium perenne isolate Kyuss_39 chromosome 3, Kyuss_2.0, whole genome shotgun sequence genome encodes the following:
- the LOC127339710 gene encoding uncharacterized protein, translating into MDTECKLKTVGCTYQGKVRYATHLLCGPVASWWDNVVAVHPAEKVFTWEEFKKKFREFNVPESIIELKRRVFESLEQKDKAILTYVIEFSGLSRYAAEEVNTEDKRKKRFTRGLNPNFKMQLRMLRATEFQELVDAAITLEDDFKQVQEEKRKKAKFEPKKFISNIPNTSLSFKPRYNPNNNRRTSGSQYMANIICRIYGIKGHYSKDCKRPKVIFYGCRQKGHMLKDCPNKNNGGGKSGG; encoded by the coding sequence ATGGACACTGAGTGCAAGCTCAAGACCGTTGGATGTACATATCAAGGGAAAGTGAGATACGCAACACACCTATTGTGTGGACCCGTTGCATCTTGGTGGGATAACGTAGTAGCAGTACACCCAGCtgagaaggtattcacctgggaagagttcaagaagaagttcaggGAATTCAATGTCCCTGAGAGTATAATAGAGTTGAAGCGTAGAGTGTTCGAGAGTCTCGAACAGAAGGACAAAGCAATTCTGACCTATGTTATAGAGTTCTCAGGGCTATCCAGATACGCCGCTGAGGAAGTAAATACCGAGGATAAGAGAAAGAAAAGATTCACGAGGGGATTGAATCCTAATTTCAAGATGCAGCTCAGAATGTTGAGAGCAACGGAGTTCCAGGAATTAGTTGATGCCGCAATCACCCTGGAGGACGATTTCAAACAGGTACAAGAGGAGAAGcgaaagaaggccaagtttgagccaaaGAAGTTTATTAGCAACATACCCAATACCagtttgagtttcaagcccagatacaaccccAATAACAACAGGAGGACCTCAGGATCCCAGTATATGGCAAACATTATTTGCCGTATTTATGGAATTAAAGGACATTACTCAAAGGATTGCAAAAGGCCTAAAGTGATTTTCTATGGTTGTCGCCAGAAAGGGCATATGTTGAAAGATTGCCCTAACAAGAACAATGGAGGAGGAAAGTCAGGAGGATGA